The following are encoded in a window of Lynx canadensis isolate LIC74 chromosome B1, mLynCan4.pri.v2, whole genome shotgun sequence genomic DNA:
- the VDAC3 gene encoding voltage-dependent anion-selective channel protein 3 isoform X2 encodes MCNTPTYCDLGKAAKDVFNKGYGFGMVKIDLRTKSCSGVEFSTSGHAYTDTGKASGNLETKYKVCNYGLTFTQKWNTDNTLGTEISLENKLAEGLKLTLDTIFVPNTGKKSGKLKASYKRECFSLGSNVDIDFSGPTIYGWAVLAFEGWLAGYQMSFDTAKSKLSQNNFALGYKAADFQLHTHVNDGTEFGGSIYQKVNEKIETSINLAWTAGSNNTRFGIAAKYKLDCRTSLSAKVNNASLIGLGYTQTLRPGVKLTLSALIDGKNFNAGGHKVGLGFELEA; translated from the exons ATGTGTAACACACCAACTTACTGTGACCTAGGAAAGGCCGCCAAGGATGTCTTCAACAAAGGATATG GATTTGGCATGGTCAAAATAGACCTGAGAACCAAGTCTTGTAGTGGAGTG GAATTTTCTACTTCTGGTCATGCTTACACTGATACAGGAAAAGCGTCAGGCAACCTAGAGACCAAATATAAGGTCTGTAACTATGGACTTACCTTCACTCAGAAATGGAACACAGATAACACTCTTGGAACAGAAATCTCTTTGGAGAATAAG ttggcTGAAGGGTTGAAACTGACTCTTGATACCATATTTGTACCGAACACAGG AAAGAAGAGTGGAAAATTGAAGGCCTCCTATAAGCGGGAATGTTTCAGTCTCGGCAGCAATGTTGATATAGATTTTTCTGGACCAACCATCTATGGCTGGGCTGTGTTAGCCTTTGAAGGTTGGCTTGCTGGCTATCAGATGAGTTTCGACACAGCCAAATCCAAACTGTCACAGAATAATTTCGCTCTGGGTTACAAGGCCGCAGACTTCCAGCTGCACACTCATGT GAATGACGGCACTGAATTTGGAGGGTCTATCTACCAGAAGGTTAATGAGAAGATTGAAACATCAATAAACCTTGCTTGGACGGCTGGCAGTAACAATACCCGTTTTGGCATCGCTGCTAAATACAAGCTGGACTGTAGAACTTCTCTATCT GCTAAAGTAAATAATGCCAGCCTGATTGGACTGGGTTATACTCAGACTCTTCGACCAG GAGTCAAACTGACCCTATCAGCTTTAATCGACGGAAAGAACTTCAATGCAGGAGGTCACAAGGTTGGGTTGGGATTTGAGCTAGAAGCTTAA
- the VDAC3 gene encoding voltage-dependent anion-selective channel protein 3 isoform X1 has protein sequence MCNTPTYCDLGKAAKDVFNKGYGFGMVKIDLRTKSCSGVMEFSTSGHAYTDTGKASGNLETKYKVCNYGLTFTQKWNTDNTLGTEISLENKLAEGLKLTLDTIFVPNTGKKSGKLKASYKRECFSLGSNVDIDFSGPTIYGWAVLAFEGWLAGYQMSFDTAKSKLSQNNFALGYKAADFQLHTHVNDGTEFGGSIYQKVNEKIETSINLAWTAGSNNTRFGIAAKYKLDCRTSLSAKVNNASLIGLGYTQTLRPGVKLTLSALIDGKNFNAGGHKVGLGFELEA, from the exons ATGTGTAACACACCAACTTACTGTGACCTAGGAAAGGCCGCCAAGGATGTCTTCAACAAAGGATATG GATTTGGCATGGTCAAAATAGACCTGAGAACCAAGTCTTGTAGTGGAGTG ATG GAATTTTCTACTTCTGGTCATGCTTACACTGATACAGGAAAAGCGTCAGGCAACCTAGAGACCAAATATAAGGTCTGTAACTATGGACTTACCTTCACTCAGAAATGGAACACAGATAACACTCTTGGAACAGAAATCTCTTTGGAGAATAAG ttggcTGAAGGGTTGAAACTGACTCTTGATACCATATTTGTACCGAACACAGG AAAGAAGAGTGGAAAATTGAAGGCCTCCTATAAGCGGGAATGTTTCAGTCTCGGCAGCAATGTTGATATAGATTTTTCTGGACCAACCATCTATGGCTGGGCTGTGTTAGCCTTTGAAGGTTGGCTTGCTGGCTATCAGATGAGTTTCGACACAGCCAAATCCAAACTGTCACAGAATAATTTCGCTCTGGGTTACAAGGCCGCAGACTTCCAGCTGCACACTCATGT GAATGACGGCACTGAATTTGGAGGGTCTATCTACCAGAAGGTTAATGAGAAGATTGAAACATCAATAAACCTTGCTTGGACGGCTGGCAGTAACAATACCCGTTTTGGCATCGCTGCTAAATACAAGCTGGACTGTAGAACTTCTCTATCT GCTAAAGTAAATAATGCCAGCCTGATTGGACTGGGTTATACTCAGACTCTTCGACCAG GAGTCAAACTGACCCTATCAGCTTTAATCGACGGAAAGAACTTCAATGCAGGAGGTCACAAGGTTGGGTTGGGATTTGAGCTAGAAGCTTAA